The Treponema sp. Marseille-Q3903 genomic interval TGACTTTTTAATTTCTCTTTACGTAGGCTGTGACGCCTTCGACATCTTCTACTGTGCACGTGCTGCCTTTTTCAAGGATAACATCGCCATGAACGGAAGCCGACCATTCTATACCGTTGATTTTGATTGCTCCCTTTTCTAATGCTGTAATTTTTTTTGTAACTACAGCAGTCTTGCCGATTATTCTTTCGTAATTTGTTGCAATCTTTTTTTTATCAACTTTATTTTTAATTACAGGTCTTGTAAAAATCAAAAGC includes:
- a CDS encoding NfeD family protein, translated to MGNVISFLNNNLPWVWLAVAIVCIVIETFTLTLTTIWFAIGGVIMVFLAFIPIPFAAQLFIFVAISLVLLIFTRPVIKNKVDKKKIATNYERIIGKTAVVTKKITALEKGAIKINGIEWSASVHGDVILEKGSTCTVEDVEGVTAYVKRN